One Penicillium oxalicum strain HP7-1 chromosome III, whole genome shotgun sequence genomic region harbors:
- a CDS encoding Set1 complex component swd1, with protein sequence MNLSLVDPFILAQDYPDTLTEKLRSGHATCLRFNHTGDYLASGRVDGTVVIFDIETNGVARKLQGHTRQIQSLSWSRDGRYLLTSSQDWKCILWDLKDGSRVRTVRFEAPVYIAELHPFNHLLFVASLFEDQPVLVDISSSKTMKRIIPSAPIRAQPTGGSDMDPAAAAKQAAQDAKHSTCVTIFTAFGNHIIAGTSKGWINIIETETCKTIHSTRLCNGVVILARLANNGRDLLINSSDRVIRTVLMPDLSQLGVGFEPSAIKLQVEHKFQDVVNRLSWNHVTFSSTGEFVTATTFMNPDIYVWERSHGSLVKILEGPREELGVVEWHPSRPMVVACGLESGCIYIWSIISPQKWSALAPDFGEVEENVEYVEREDEFDVHPADQVHQRRLDLEDEEPDVVTLDRAENMIDSHQSGAFSVPVLLDVSDSESEEEIIAVGPGTMRRRGSGDGDTDKDSKSGVNGVTRGAGRNRRR encoded by the exons ATGAATCTGTCGCTGGTTGACCCTTTCATCCTCGCGCAGGATTATCCTGACACTTTGACTGAGAAATTGC GAAGTGGCCATGCGACATGTTTACGTTTCAATCACACTGGAGACTACTTAGCATCGGGCCGA GTTGATGGAACTGTCGTGATTTTTGATATTGAGACAAATGGAGTTGCTCGCAAGCTCCAGGGCCACACCCGGCAAATCCAATCGCTAAG CTGGTCCCGAGACGGTCGATATCTTCTCACCTCATCACAAGATTGGAAATGTATACTTTGGGATTTGAAAGATGGCTCGCGCGTGCGCACTGTACGATTCGAAGCGCCGGTCTACATCGCAGAGCTTCATCCCTTCAACCA CCTTTTGTTTGTGGCATCGTTATTTGAAGATCAGCCTGTCCTTGTTGACATCTCCTCATCCAAGACCATGAAGCGAATAATTCCATCTGCGCCCATTCGAGCCCAACCAACAGGTGGCAGTGACATGGACCCAGCTGCTGCGGCCAAACAAGCAGCCCAAGACGCGAAACACTCGACTTGCGTAACGATCTTCACGGCATTTGGAAATCACATCATTGCAGGTACCTCCAAGGGCTGGATCAACATAATCGAGACGGAGACTTGCAAGACGATCCACTCCACGCGCCTTTGCAACGGGGTTGTCATTCTCGCCCGTCTCGCTAATAACGGACGGGATTTACTGATAAATAGCTCCGATCGCGTAATCCGCACGGTGCTCATGCCTGATTTGTCTCAACTGGGGGTCGGCTTTGAACCCTCTGCAATCAAATTGCAAGTGGAACATAAATTCCAAGATGTTGTCAATCGGCTCAGCTGGAATCACGTCACATTCTCTTCCACCGGCGAGTTTGTCACTGCAACCACGTTTATGAATCCCGATATCTATGTTTGGGAGCGCAGCCACGGCTCTCTAGTCAAGATTCTCGAGGGCCCACGAGAGGAACTGGGTGTTGTGGAATGGCATCCTTCCCGCCCCATGGTGGTTGCTTGTGGCCTCGAGTCTGGCTGCATATACATATGGTCAATCATTAGCCCGCAGAAATGGTCAGCATTGGCCCCAGATTTCGGTGAAGTGGAAGAGAATGTGGAGTATGTGGAGCGAGAAGATGAGTTTGACGTGCATCCCGCCGACCAGGTCCACCAGCGTCGACTGGATctagaagatgaagagcccGATGTTGTCACTTTAGATCGCGCTGAGAATATGATCGATTCTCATCAATCTGGTGCCTTCAGTGTACCAGTACTCCTCGATGTGTCTGATAGTGAGAGCGAGGAGGAAATTATCGCCGTGGGTCCAGGAACAATGCGCCGACGTGGATCTGGCGACGGAGATACCGACAAGGATTCCAAATCTGGAGTGAATGGCGTGACCCGTGGGGCGGGCCGGAACCGTCGACGGTGA
- a CDS encoding DNA-directed RNA polymerase II subunit RPB1: MSNVHFPYSKAPLRTIKEIQFGLFSPEEVKRMSVVHIEYPETLDETRMRPRTKGVNDSRLGTIDRQYNCETCEEGPKECPGHFGHIELASPVFHIGFVTKIKKLLETVCHNCGKIKVGADNAKFLEAIRIRDPKRRFDAIWRASKDINICETDPSPDEEEEALKDGKKRYFHGGCGNAQPTVRKEGISLVGTWKPSKSMMEDDATAQPEKKVITPAMALNIFRNISHEDVRIMGLSNDYARPEWMILTVLPVPPPTVRPSVVMGSSSGSRGEDDLTYKLAEIVRANQSVQRCEQEGAPEHVTREFESLLQYHIATYMDNDIAGQPKAMQKGNRPVKALRSRLKGKEGRLRQNLMGKRVDFSARTVITGDPNLSLDEVGVPYSTAKILTYPEVVTPYNIEKLQKLVSNGPLIHPGARYIVRDTGERIDLRHAKRAGTQQLLYGWKVERHLDNGDVILFNRQPSLHKESMMGHRVRVMPFSTFRLNLSVTTPYNADFDGDEMNLHVPQSEESRAELAELALVPKNIVSPQRNGPLMGIVQDTLCGIYKICRRDIFLAKEHVMNIMLWVPNWDGVIPPPAIMKPRPRWTGKQIISMAFPTGLNLVRVDKDSAPASEKFSPLNDGGLLIQGGQLMYGMLSKKTVGASGGGVIHTIFNEYGADTCVGFFNGAQTIVNYWLLHHGFSIGIGDTIPDRKTIEKIEEAVRERKQEVQEITASATDNTLEALPGMNVRETFESKVSRALNNARDEAGSATERGLKDLNNAIQMARSGSKGSTINISQMTAVVGQQSVEGKRIPFGFAYRTLPHFTKDDYSPESRGFVENSYLRGLTATEFFFHAMAGREGLIDTAVKTAETGYIQRKLVKALEEVMVKYDGTVRNSLGDIIQFIYGEDGLDGVHIENQPVDIIRCSDEKMRQRFRVDVMDPEMSLGPEVLEQANEIAGDIEVQRYFDEEWEALLESRAFLRTVAKEDEEMMQLPINVRRILEMARSTFRIREGTISDLHPAEVIPQVQALLDRLVVVRGDDPISQEADYNSTLLFKAQLRSRLAFKRLVTEYSLNKLAFQHVLGAIENRFARAAANPGEMVGVLAAQSIGEPATQMTLNTFHFAGVSSKNVTLGVPRLKEILNVATNIKTPSMTVYQEGDNTYRKEGAKQLRSLVEHTSLRSVTEATEIYYDPDIQSTVIENDRDMVESYFIIPEEVEGDLANQSKWLLRIILSRPKLLDKGLTVQDVANRIKKAYKDDIAVIFSDNNADEQVIRIRQVQHHKEEEDDDDVEYDVTLKKLEQHLLDTLTLRGVPGVERAFINERGKVRVTEDGALLMSKTDPLCKDWVLETSGSSLAPVLAIPGVDATRTYSNQFIEIFEVFGIEAARTAVLRELTQVLAFDGSYVNHRHLALLVDVMTQRGYLTPVTRHGINRADNGALMRCSFEETVEILLEAAAFGELDDCRGVSENLILGQMAPAGTGEFDVYLDQNLLNTVVSNNARFALMGGVGAKDAIISDGAATQYDSGSPMPSSPYLDDSDPESRFSPIAQGGAESPRGFPKYQPADGFGGLSPLGRSPGQAYSPTSPFNTSAASPMWSPSSTAYSPTSPGISSPGFTSPRMSPTSPSSPQFVITSPAYSPSSPAGASPSYSPTSPTYSPSSPNFSPASPAFSLTSPEYSPTSPALGGGRHFSPTSPASPTSPKWSPTSPSWSSAQPEAYSPTSPKFSGSPTSPAAAYSPSSPEFHSPTSPRQK, encoded by the exons ATGTCGAACGTTCACTTCCCTTACTCCAAGGCGCCTCTGCGCAcgatcaaggagatccagTTCGGCCTTTTTTCTCCCGAGGAGGTCAAGCGGATGAGTGTGGTTCATATCGAATACCCGGAGACCCTG GACGAGACACGGATGCGACCGAGGACTAAGGGTGTCAACGACTCCCGTCTGGGAACAATCGATCGCCAGTACAACTGTGAGACTTGCGAGGAAGGTCCCAAGGAATGTCCTGGACACTTTGGTCACATCGAATTGGCATCTCCGGTCTTCCACATAG GTTTCGTGACCAAAATCAAGAAGCTTCTGGAGACTGTTTGCCACAACTGTGGAAAGATTAAAGTTGGAGCG GATAACGCCAAGTTTTTGGAAGCTATCCGTATACGAGACCCGAAACGGCGATTTGACGCAATCTGGAGAGCCTCGAAAGATATCAACATTTGCGAGACTGACCCTTCCccggatgaggaagaggaagcttTGAAAGATGGGAAGAAGCGTTATTTCCACGGTGGCTGTGGTAACGCTCAGCCTACTGTGCGCAAGGAGGGTATTAGTCTTGTGGGCACTTGGAAGCCAAGCAAGAGCATGATGGAGGACGATGCCACCGCACAACCCGAAAAGAAGGTCATCACTCCTGCCATGGCACTGAACATCTTCCGCAACATCTCACATGAGGATGTCCGGATCATGGGCTTGAGTAATGATTATGCTCGGCCTGAGTGGATGATTCTGACCGTGCTTCCCGTTCCGCCCCCGACTGTTCGCCCAAGCGTCGTGATGGGGTCAAGCAGCGGCTCCCGCGGTGAGGATGATTTGACGTACAAATTGGCAGAAATTGTCCGAGCCAACCAAAGCGTCCAGCGATGCGAGCAAGAGGGCGCTCCCGAGCACGTCACACGCGAATTTGAGTCACTACTGCAGTATCACATTGCCACATACATGGACAATGATATTGCAGGACAGCCCAAAGCAATGCAGAAAGGAAACCGCCCAGTCAAGGCTCTCCGCAGTCGTTTGAAGGGTAAGGAGGGTCGTCTGCGTCAAAACTTGATGGGCAAGCGTGTCGACTTTTCAGCCCGTACTGTCATTACCGGTGATCCCAACCTGTCCTTGGATGAAGTTGGTGTGCCGTATTCGACGGCAAAAATCTTGACCTATCCCGAGGTCGTCACTCCCTACAACATCGAGAAGCTTCAGAAGCTGGTATCCAACGGACCTTTGATCCACCCAGGTGCTCGGTACATTGTCCGTGACACCGGCGAGCGTATCGATCTGCGTCATGCTAAGCGTGCTGGTACTCAACAACTTCTTTATGGCTGGAAAGTCGAGCGTCATCTCGATAACGGGGATGTCATTCTGTTCAACCGACAACCATCTCTACACAAGGAAAGTATGATGGGTCACCGCGTACGCGTCATGCCTTTCTCAACTTTCCGGCTGAATTTGTCGGTTACGACGCCGTACAACGCTGATTTCGATGGTGATGAGATGAATTTGCACGTGCCACAAAGCGAAGAATCGCGCGCTGAGCTGGCTGAGCTCGCTCTTGTTCCTAAAAACATTGTCTCGCCTCAGCGTAACGGGCCTCTTATGGGAATCGTGCAGGACACCCTGTGCGGTATTTACAAGATTTGTCGTCGTGATATCTTCCTCGCCAAAGAGCATGTTATGAACATCATGCTGTGGGTTCCAAACTGGGACGGCGTGATTCCTCCACCTGCTATTATGAAGCCCCGACCTCGCTGGACTGGCAAACAGATCATTAGCATGGCTTTCCCTACCGGTCTGAATCTTGTCCGCGTTGACAAGGACAGCGCGCCAGCGTCTGAGAAGTTCAGTCCCCTTAATGACGGTGGTCTGCTGATCCAGGGCGGTCAGTTGATGTATGGAATGCTCTCAAAGAAGACAGTCGGTGCCAGCGGAGGTGGTGTCATTCACACCATCTTCAATGAGTACGGCGCGGACACTTGTGTTGGTTTCTTCAACGGAGCTCAAACCATCGTCAATTATTGGCTTCTGCACCACGGTTTCAGTATTGGTATTGGTGACACGATTCCGGATCGCAAGACAATTGAGAAAATTGAGGAAGCTGTCAGGGAACGGAAGCAAGAGGTTCAGGAAATCACTGCTAGTGCTACTGACAACACTCTGGAAGCCCTCCCTGGTATGAACGTCCGTGAGACCTTCGAGAGTAAGGTTTCGCGTGCTCTGAACAACGCTCGTGACGAGGCTGGTTCTGCCACGGAGCGGGGACTGAAGGACCTGAACAACGCTATCCAAATGGCTCGCTCAGGCTCCAAGGGCTCGACTATTAACATCTCCCAAATGACTGCGGTCGTTGGTCAGCAATCGGTTGAGGGCAAGCGTATTCCATTTGGATTTGCGTACCGTACCTTGCCTCACTTCACCAAAGACGACTACTCGCCCGAGTCTCGAGGTTTCGTTGAAAACTCCTATCTCCGTGGTCTTACTGCGACCGagttcttcttccacgccaTGGCCGGTCGTGAAGGTCTCATTGATACCGCAGTCAAGACTGCTGAAACTGGTTACATTCAGCGAAAGCTTGTCAAGGCTTTGGAAGAAGTTATGGTCAAGTACGATGGCACCGTTCGTAACTCTCTGGGCGACATCATTCAATTCATTtatggagaagatggtcttGATGGAGTCCACATTGAGAACCAACCAGTGGATATTATTCGCTGCTCCGATGAAAAGATGCGTCAACGCTTCCGTGTGGATGTCATGGATCCTGAGATGTCACTGGGCCCTGAAGTCTTGGAACAGGCCAATGAAATTGCTGGTGATATTGAAGTTCAGCGCTACTTCGATGAGGAATGGGAGGCCTTGTTGGAGTCCCGTGCGTTCCTCCGTACTGTGGCcaaggaggacgaagagatGATGCAACTGCCGATCAACGTCCGCAGAATCCTGGAGATGGCTCGATCAACCTTCCGCATCCGCGAGGGCACTATCAGTGACCTCCACCCTGCGGAGGTGATTCCACAGGTGCAGGCCCTGCTTGATCGCCTTGTGGTCGTGCGTGGCGACGACCCAATTTCCCAAGAAGCCGACTACAATTCAACCTTGCTGTTCAAGGCTCAGCTCCGGTCCCGCCTTGCTTTCAAGCGACTGGTGACGGAGTATTCGTTGAACAAGCTTGCATTCCAGCACGTTCTTGGTGCCATTGAAAATCGCTTCGCCCGTGCGGCAGCAAACCCTGGTGAAATGGTGGGTGTGCTCGCGGCTCAAAGTATCGGAGAGCCTGCCACCCAGATGACTCTCAACACTTTCCATTTCGCTGGTGTCTCGTCTAAGAACGTCACTTTGGGTGTGCCTCGTTTGAAGGAAATTCTGAACGTGGCTACCAATATCAAGACGCCTTCGATGACTGTCTACCAAGAGGGGGACAACACTTATCGCAAGGAGGGTGCCAAGCAGCTACGAAGTCTTGTCGAGCATACAAGCTTGCGATCCGTTACCGAAGCAACTGAAATTTACTACGATCCGGACATTCAGTCAACAGTCATTGAGAACGATCGCGATATGGTCGAGTCCTACTTCATCATTCCCGAGGAGGTTGAAGGTGACCTTGCGAATCAATCGAAATGGCTGCTCCGCATCATCCTCAGTAGACCCAAGTTGCTTGACAAGGGTCTCACTGTTCAAGATGTTGCTAACAGGATCAAGAAGGCGTACAAGGATGACATCGCTGTGATTTTCAGCGATAACAACGCTGACGAGCAGGTCATTCGTATCCGGCAAGTTCAACATcacaaagaagaagaggacgatgatgatgttgaatATGACGTGACTTTGAAGAAGCTTGAACAGCACCTTCTCGATACGCTCACTCTTCGTGGTGTTCCTGGTGTTGAACGTGCTTTCATCAACGAGAGGGGCAAGGTCCGTGTCACTGAGGATGGTGCTCTACTCATGAGCAAGACGGATCCTCTCTGCAAGGATTGGGTTCTCGAGACCAGTGGCTCTTCTCTTGCACCGGTCCTCGCCATTCCTGGGGTTGACGCTACCCGAACTTATTCAAATCAGTTTATCGAGATTTTCGAAGTCTTTGGTATCGAGGCTGCGCGAACCGCTGTTTTGCGCGAATTGACCCAAGTCTTGGCCTTTGACGGATCATACGTCAATCACCGCCACTTGGCTCTCCTAGTCGATGTGATGACCCAGCGTGGTTACTTGACCCCTGTCACTCGTCATGGTATCAACCGTGCCGACAATGGTGCTCTGATGCGCTGCTCCTTCGAAGAGACTGTCGAAATTCTTTTGGAGGCTGCTGCCTTCGGTGAGCTTGACGATTGCCGCGGCGTCTCCGAGAATCTGATTCTCGGCCAGATGGCACCTGCTGGCACGGGAGAGTTTGACGTGTATCTGGACCAGAACTTGCTCAACACGGTTGTTTCGAACAATGCGCGCTTCGCCCTCATGGGCGGTGTCGGAGCAAAGGATGCCATCATCTCTGACGGTGCAGCGACCCAATATGACAGCGGATCGCCAATGCCCAGTTCTCCATACTTGGACGATTCCGATCCTGAGTCGAGGTTCTCGCCCATTGCACAAGGGGGTGCGGAGTCTCCCAGAGGCTTCCCCAAATACCAGCCCGCCGATGGATTTGGAGGTTTAAGCCCCCTCGGACGCAGCCCTGGGCAGGCATATTCTCCTACCAGTCCCTTCAACACCAGCGCCGCCTCCCCGATGTGGTCACCAAGCTCCACTGCTTACTCTCCTACATCTCCTGGCATCAGCAGTCCAGGCTTTACATCTCCTCGAATGTCGCCCACGTCGCCATCGAGCCCTCAATTCGTGATCACCTCCCCGGCGTATTCACCATCTTCACCTGCAGGAGCGTCGCCTTCATACTCTCCTACTTCTCCAACCTACAgtccatcatctccaaactTCAGTCCGGCCTCACCGGCCTTTAGTCTGACTTCTCCTGAGTACAGTCCGACCAGCCCTGCTCTTGGTGGTGGTCGGCACTTCTCACCCACTTCGCCTGCCTCGCCAACATCACCCAAATGGAGCCCAACATCTCCATCGTGGTCATCAGCGCAACCTGAGGCATACTCGCCCACCTCTCCCAAGTTTTCTGGTTCTCCTACGTCGCCCGCGGCTGCATACAGCCCCAGTTCGCCGGAGTTCCACAGTCCAAC GTCTCCCCGCCAGAAATAA
- a CDS encoding Secondary metabolism regulator laeA — translation MLTDEQSGRNRLPPILTSPPPPKRHKSESTSAGDAGRSSRYYHASSVPSSDRYYSSSIPTSDRYQPVSVPPHDRYQSGSIPPTDRYHCSPVSAGDRRPRQTSTAMDIYTITDRNPVDKDGDRRTGRFLSNGSVASQRSQASRASESSPPVIISNRKIPERYPPYKENNRLYHSYRKGTYMLPCDDEEQDRLDIFHKLFTVARVSDGLIYAPHPKNSRILDLGCGTGIWSIEVANKYPDSFVVGVDLAPIQPQNHPSNCDFYAPFDFESPWALGEDSWDLIHMQMGSGSVASWPSLYRRIFSHLRPGAWFEQVEIDFEPRCDDRSLSNLALRHWYTALKRATESTMRPLAHSSRETIRNLQEAGFTEIDHQMVGLPLNPWHSDEHERKVASWYNLAISESVETLSLAPFSRVYNWPLEKIKRLATDVKTEAFNKDLHCYNILHIYQARKPSAA, via the exons ATGTTGACCGATGAACAATCCGGTCGCAATCGGCTTCCGCCGATCCTGAcctctcctcccccgcccAAGAGACACAAGTCCGAATCCACGTCGGCGGGTGATGCTGGTCGCTCATCACGATACTACCATGCTAGCTCGGTCCCATCCAGTGACCGATACTACTCATCCTCCATTCCAACCAGCGATCGGTATCAGCCGGTCTCTGTCCCTCCGCACGACCGCTATCAATCCGGGTCAATACCGCCTACGGACCGCTACCATTGCTCTCCCGTATCCGCGGGTGATCGTCGGCCGCGCCAGACGTCGACCGCCATGGATATCTACACAATTACGGATCGAAATCCGGTCGACAAAGATGGCGACCGAAGGACGGGGCGATTTCTCAGCAATGGATCGGTCGCGTCCCAAAGGTCGCAAGCTTCTCGCGCCTCCGAATCGTCACCacccgtcatcatctccaatcgCAA AATCCCAGAGAGGTACCCCCCGTACAAAGAAAACAATCGTCTCTACCACTCCTATCGCAAAGGCACCTATATGTTACCGTGCGACGACGAGGAACAAGACCGTCTCGACATCTTCCACAAGCTCTTTACAGTTGCCCGTGTGTCGGATGGCCTCATCTACGCGCCGCACCCAAAAAACTCACGCATTCTGGATCTGGGTTGCGGCACTGGAATCTGGAGCATCGAGGTGGCCAATAAGTATCCGGATTCTTTCGTGGTAGGCGTGGACCTCGCCCCAATTCAACCGCAAAACCATCCTTCGAATTGCGACTTTTACGCCCCCTTCGACTTTGAGAGCCCCTGGGCCCTGGGGGAGGACTCCTGGGATTTGATCCATATGCAGATGGGGAGTGGTAGTGTGGCTAGCTGGCCCAGCCTTTACCGACGCATCTTCTCGCATCTGCGGCCGGGGGCCTGGTTTGAACAGGTCGAGATCGATTTTGAACCACGCTGCGATGATCGTTCACTCAGCAATCTGGCTCTCCGCCACTGGTACACCGCTCTGAAGCGGGCCACGGAGTCCACGATGCGTCCCCTGGCGCATAGTTCGCGGGAAACAATTCGGAATTTGCAGGAGGCCGGGTTTACGGAGATTGATCATCAAATGGTCGGACTCCCTCTGAACCCCTGGCACAGCGACGAACACGAGCGCAAAGTGGCCAGCTGGTATAATCTGGCAATCTCGGAAAGCGTCGAAACGCTGAGTCTTGCTCCGTTCAGCCGAGTGTACAACTGGCCcctcgagaagatcaagcgtCTTGCGACGGATGTCAAGACTGAAGCCTTCAACAAAGATCTGCACTGTTACAACATTTTGCATATTTATCAGGCTCGCAAACCAAGCGCTGCTTAG
- a CDS encoding Proteasome subunit beta type-1, with the protein MVSQHGVRGVLGEDGIHVDMQHLKSGEVNMAINFKDGVILGADSRTTTGAYIANRVTDKLTQVHDTIWCCRSGSAADTQAVADIVSYHLNMYGVVNNEAPSTQVAASLFQELCYENKDALRFVSLPLSVPLPAVIPHLQMFFLAKLIPPASAGIIIAGYDPRHGGQVYSIPLGGSLHKQSFAIGGSGSTYIYGYTDAHWKENMTEEEGIDFVRSALQEAIKWDGSSGGVIRMVVLTNRGAVRHLYLPDTNYTGPGVTN; encoded by the exons ATGGTCAGCCAACACGGTGTGCGAGGTGTGCTGGGCGAAG ATGGAATTCATGTTGATATGCAGCACCTGAAGAGCGGGGAAGTCAA TATGGCCATCAACTTCAAAGACGGTGTGATTCTCGGCGCAGACAGCCGCACCACGACCGGGGCCTACATTGCCAACCGAGTGACCGATAAATTGACACAAGTGCACGACACCATCTGGTGCTGTCGATCCGGGTCTGCGGCGGATACCCAAGCTGTGGCGGATATTGTTTCCTACCATCTCAACATGTACGGTGTGGTCAACAACGAGGCCCCTAGCACGCAGGTGGCCGcctctcttttccaggaGCTGTGCTACGAGAATAAGGATGCTTTGAGGtttgtctctctccctctctctgtcccTCTACCCGCAGTCATTCCGCACCTCCAGATGTTCTTTTTGGCTAAACTGATTCCGCCTGCTAGTGCTGGTATCATCATTGCCGGCTACGACCCTCGCCACGGCGGTCAGGTATATTCGATTCCGCTCGGTGGATCCCTGCACAAACAGTCATTCGCCATCGGTGGTTCCGGATCGACTTATATCTACGGTTATACCGATGCGCACTGGAAAGAAAACAtgacggaggaggagggcatTGACTTTGTGCGCAGTGCTCTGCAGGAGGCCATCAAGTGGGATGGCAGCTCGGGTGGTGTCATCCGCATGGTGGTGCTGACCAACCGAGGTGCTGTGCGGCACTTGTACCTGCCGGACACCAACTACACCGGGCCCGGGGTGACAAATTAA
- a CDS encoding Protein bem46, whose translation MSESPPPPPSWSFGGMANSAVHFLRLPVLASSGLAVVASSLLYFKQNELIYPRNIPADARTNVPSPRQFGITDFEDLQIPTPDGESLNALFLRSSTSRYRRNLTVIMFHGNAGNIGHRVPIAKALQDTLNCHVLLLEYRGYGKSTGTPDESGLKVDAQTGLDYLRQRAETRDSKFVVYGQSLGGAVAINLVATNQEQGDVAGLILENTFLSIRKLIPNVFPPARYLARLCHQYWTSEDVLPKISKVPILFLSGLRDELVPPSNMTQLFAVCKSETKIWRTLPNGGHNDSVAEPGYFEHIHSFVTEEVDME comes from the exons ATGTCCGAGTCCCCTCCGCCACCTCCATCGTGGAGCTTTGGAGGTATGGCCAACAGCGCCGTTCATTTCCTGCGCCTTCCGGTCCTGGCTTCGTCCGGCTTAGCAGTGGTCGCAAGTAGTCTCTTGTATTTCAAGCAAAA TGAACTGATCTATCCCCGCAACATCCCAGCGGATGCGCGCACCAACGTTCCCAGCCCCAGACAATTCGGCATCACCGACTTTGAAGATTTGCAAATTCCCACTCCCGATGGAGAGTCACTGAATGCGCTCTTCTTGCGCTCATCCACCAGTCGTTATCGGCGCAATCTTACAGTCATCATGTTCCACGGCAACGCCGGCAACATTGGCCATCGTGTACCAATTGCCAAGGCTTTGCAGGATACCTTGAACTGTCATGTTCTTTTGCTGGAATACAGAGGCTATGGAAAGTCTACCGGCACTCCTGATGAGTCGGGATTGAAAGTCGATGCGCAGACTGGTCTGGACTATCTGAGGCAACGGGCAGAGACGAGGGATTCCAAGTTTGTTGTCTATGGTCAGAGCCTGGGTGGTGCGGTGGCTATCAATCTTGTTGCTACCAACCAGGAGCAAGGCGACGTGGCAGGCTTAATCCTCGAGAACACTTTCTTGAGCATTCGCAAGCTAATTCCCAA TGTCTTCCCCCCAGCTCGATACCTGGCCCGTCTTTGCCATCAGTACTGGACGAGCGAGGATGTGTTACCCAAGATCAGCAAAGTTCCCATTCTCTTCCTCAGTGGACTGAGGGATGAATTGGTCCC TCCTTCCAACATGACACAACTATTCGCCGTGTGCAAGTCAGAAACAAAAATCTGGCGCACATTACCCAATGGCGGTCACAATGACTCAGTCGCTGAGCCCGGCTACTTTGAACATATTCATTCCTTCGTCACGGAAGAAGTCGACATGGAGTAA